Part of the Deltaproteobacteria bacterium genome, TCGGGGGACGTCGTGTTCCGGCTCTACGACACGTTCGGCTTCCCGACCGATCTGACCGAGGACATCCTGCGCACCCACGCGCTCTCGTACGATCGCGCCGGCTTCGACGCGCGAATGAGCGAGCAGGCGGAGCGCGCGCGGGCCGCCTGGCGGGGAACCGGCGAAGCCGCCCCCGCCGAGGTCTACAACGCGATCGCGAGCGAGCTGCGCTGCTCGTTCACGGGCTACCAATCGACGCAGGGCCGCTCGCTCGTGCGCGCGCTGCTGCGCGCCGGCGAGCGCGTCGAGCGGGTCTCGGAGGGGGACCGCGTCGAGGTCGTCGTCGACGAGACGCCGTTCTACGGCGAGAGCGGCGGCCAGGTCGGCGACGTCGGCGAGATCGCGGGTGCCGAGGGGCGAATCGAGATCGAGGACACGCAGAAGCCCGTCGAGGGGCTGATCGTCCATCAGGGCCGAGTGGTGCTCGGAAGCATCTCGCAAGGCGAGACCGTCTCGCTCGAGGTCGACGCCGAGGCGCGCGCAGCGACCGTGCGCAACCACTCCGGCACGCACCTCTTGCACTGGGCGCTGCGTGAGGTGCTGGGGCCGCAAGTCTCGCAGGCGGGCTCGCTGGTCGGCCCCGAACGGCTGCGCTTCGACTTCACGCACGATTCGGGCCTCGACGAGGAGCAGGTGCGCCAGGTCGAAGATCGCGTGAACGACCTGATCCTGCGCAATCTGCCCGGTCGCGTCGCCGAGAAGTCCTACCAGGAGGCGCTCTCGTCGGGCGCGATCGCGATCTTCGAGGAGAAGTACGGCGATCGCGTGCGCGTGGTGAGCTTCGGCCCGTCGACGGAACTCTGCGGCGGAACGCACGCGAACGCGACCGGCGATCTCGGGTCGTTTCGCATCGTCGCGCAGTCCGCGATCGGCGCCGGCGTGCGGCGCATCGAGGCGCAGACCGGCCGCGGCGTGCTCGAGCACGCGCGGCGCGAGTCGCGCACGCTGCGCGATGCCGCGGACCTGCTGCGCACGCCGCCCGCCGAGCTTCCCGCGCGCGTGTCGCGGCTGCTCGAGCAGCAGCGCGAGCTCGAGCGCGAGCTCGAGAAGGTGCGCGCGCAGATGCGGCGCGGGGGCAGTGCAGATCCCATGCAGCACGTGCGCGAGATCGGCGGCGTGCGAGTGCTCGCGACCGAGATCGAAGGGGCCAATCCCAAGGAGCTGCGGCAGCTCGTCGACGAGCTGAAGCAGCGCGTAGGCTCCGGCGTCGTGCTGCTCGGCGTGCGGCACGAGGGCAAGGCGGCGCTCGCGCTCGGCGTCACGAAGGACCTGGTCGGGCGCTTCGCCGCAGGCGAGCTGATCCGCGACCTCGCAAAAGAGGTGGGCGGCACGGGCGGCGGCCGCCCGGACTTCGCCCAGGCCGGGGGGCCGGACGCCGGGAAGCTCGACGCGGCGCTGGCCCGGCTCGCGGAGTTGCTGGCGAACGAACCCCGATCGGGCGCCTAACCCACCGAGAACGCTGGCAAGATCGAGGTCGGCCCGCGCCACCCAACCGGCGGGACGGCCACTTGGAGTAGAGTTCGTCTACACTCGGACTGAATTGGGAGCGCGGATGGGCGTGCGCAGCGGAATTCGGACGCTCTCGATTCTGCTCGTGGTCTTCGCCCTTCCGCTGCCAGCGCGGGCGAGCTTCGACCCGAGCGATCCCCCGGCGGGCGAGCACACCCGGACCGAGGGCCCGCGCTACGCGATCGGGGAGATCGAGCTCCGCTACGCCGAGAACCACCTGCTGCACCCGCCGGTCGACCTGGTGAGCTCCGGGCAGTACGGACTCGGGCGGGCCTCCGACGGCTACGTGGGCGCGCGCCGCGGCGGCGACATCGAGTGGTTCGAGCTCCGCGATCTCGGCGTGGACGGCGCGGTTCCCGTCTACGCGACGGGGCTCCGCGACCTCTGCGAGCAGATCGTCGCCGAGCTCGGCGAGCGCGGGCTGATCGGCGTGTACGTCGCCCCCGATCCGGCGCAGATCGATCCCGACACCGGCGCCGATCTGCGCGAGGACACCACCACGCTCGCGCTCGTGATCCACACCGGCCGGGTGCGCGCGGTGCGCACGTTCACCGCGGGCGAGGCGCCCCCCGGCGCGCTACCGCCGGTACAGGAATCGCCAGAGCACGAGCAGATCGCGAGCCGCTCGCC contains:
- the alaS gene encoding alanine--tRNA ligase, with protein sequence MTGNEIRKAFLDYFAERGHAVVASGSLVPPGDATLMFANAGMVQFKRLFTGEERRDYVRAVTSQKCMRVSGKHNDLEEVGRSPSHQTFFEMLGNFSFGDYFKKEAIEYAWDLLTRVFGLDPEDLVVSVHDDDDEAYALWRDGIGLDPKRIFRLGDAENFWQMGDTGPCGPCSEIHKITDRAIFERGGDPSGPGFIEIWNLVFMQFEQSADGRRVPLPKPSIDTGLGLERITRVLQGVASNYDTDLFRPLIQRTAGIAGRAYGTNPENDVSMRVVADHARACAFLIGDGVLPSNEGRGYVLRRVLRRAARHGVLLGVERPFLFEVADVVIDEMAGAYPDLAKRRAFVIDTIRREEERFGKTLGRGLALLDEAIASARKAGSRSLSGDVVFRLYDTFGFPTDLTEDILRTHALSYDRAGFDARMSEQAERARAAWRGTGEAAPAEVYNAIASELRCSFTGYQSTQGRSLVRALLRAGERVERVSEGDRVEVVVDETPFYGESGGQVGDVGEIAGAEGRIEIEDTQKPVEGLIVHQGRVVLGSISQGETVSLEVDAEARAATVRNHSGTHLLHWALREVLGPQVSQAGSLVGPERLRFDFTHDSGLDEEQVRQVEDRVNDLILRNLPGRVAEKSYQEALSSGAIAIFEEKYGDRVRVVSFGPSTELCGGTHANATGDLGSFRIVAQSAIGAGVRRIEAQTGRGVLEHARRESRTLRDAADLLRTPPAELPARVSRLLEQQRELERELEKVRAQMRRGGSADPMQHVREIGGVRVLATEIEGANPKELRQLVDELKQRVGSGVVLLGVRHEGKAALALGVTKDLVGRFAAGELIRDLAKEVGGTGGGRPDFAQAGGPDAGKLDAALARLAELLANEPRSGA